A genomic region of Paenibacillus sp. PL2-23 contains the following coding sequences:
- a CDS encoding methyl-accepting chemotaxis protein: MFKWKNRSLVVTSSIVLALLLSALISVTQWMSYQTQYKSLEREIVTLGQTLGYQVDFEFGLTERATQELLNQQTSLSEPFAILRNKFDAMARNERIANAYIYLPQIEHTDGGEVITMLQGNEELEEVEFGPGATYAMGETIAETFKTALKSGSGWSPIYTDEIGSWITYFTTIEDPQGNIVGVFGLDFEVDSLKTEVEAMVKSSILLAVALIAAAVVVVVILVTLVLKPLRRLADVAKLAADGDLTVAVPVHGSNEIGQLSHSFNEMIASLRQLTSNIRRSTSEVAESAASMQQSAEQTSRATEEVTEAIQEVASGSETQLQSFQECQRAMGEMTVGIGRIAESSSSVSELAAGTNELATEGGVVIEQTQRQMAEIEEQISQTVLTMRELESQSDQIGQILGMISEVANQTNLLALNASIEAARAGEHGKGFAVVAVEIRKLAERSKESSEQIAAILGTIGTHTKEAASAMEQSVTAARQGSAVSSQAGDTFRAIVNAIKQVSDQVQEVSAAAQQMSAGSEQVAASLDQLEHISSTSAGNAQRVAAASEEQLASMQEVASGSEQLRSLAASLNEAVGRFKT, translated from the coding sequence ATGTTCAAATGGAAAAACCGCAGCCTGGTCGTGACCAGCTCTATCGTCCTTGCTCTGCTGCTCTCCGCACTCATCAGCGTTACGCAGTGGATGTCCTACCAAACCCAATACAAGAGCTTGGAACGGGAGATTGTTACGCTCGGTCAGACGCTCGGCTACCAGGTAGACTTCGAATTCGGGCTTACCGAACGCGCAACCCAAGAGCTCCTGAATCAGCAAACAAGCCTGTCGGAGCCGTTCGCTATTCTTCGCAACAAGTTTGATGCCATGGCGCGCAATGAGAGAATCGCAAATGCCTACATCTATCTGCCGCAAATTGAACATACGGACGGCGGAGAGGTTATTACGATGCTGCAGGGTAATGAGGAGCTTGAAGAGGTGGAGTTCGGTCCCGGAGCCACATACGCTATGGGAGAGACGATCGCCGAGACGTTCAAGACAGCGCTGAAGAGCGGATCAGGCTGGTCCCCCATATATACCGACGAAATTGGAAGCTGGATTACCTACTTCACAACCATTGAAGATCCGCAAGGGAACATCGTAGGCGTGTTCGGTCTGGACTTTGAAGTGGATTCCCTAAAGACCGAGGTTGAAGCGATGGTGAAGAGCAGTATTCTTCTAGCCGTCGCGCTGATCGCTGCAGCGGTCGTTGTGGTCGTCATTCTCGTGACGCTGGTGCTCAAGCCGCTGCGCCGTCTTGCGGACGTAGCCAAGCTGGCGGCAGATGGCGATCTAACCGTAGCCGTGCCCGTGCATGGCAGCAACGAAATCGGGCAGCTGTCCCATTCCTTCAACGAGATGATCGCCAGCCTGCGACAGCTGACCAGCAACATCCGCAGAAGCACGTCTGAGGTTGCGGAATCCGCGGCCAGCATGCAGCAAAGCGCCGAGCAGACCTCCAGAGCGACGGAGGAAGTGACGGAGGCGATTCAAGAGGTCGCATCCGGCTCCGAGACGCAGCTGCAAAGCTTCCAGGAGTGCCAGCGAGCCATGGGCGAGATGACGGTCGGCATTGGCCGAATTGCGGAATCCTCCTCCTCCGTATCCGAATTGGCGGCCGGCACGAACGAGCTTGCCACAGAGGGCGGCGTCGTTATCGAGCAGACACAACGCCAAATGGCGGAAATCGAAGAGCAGATTTCACAGACGGTACTCACTATGCGCGAGCTGGAAAGCCAAAGCGATCAAATCGGACAAATTCTGGGCATGATCAGCGAGGTTGCGAACCAGACCAATCTGCTTGCGCTGAACGCCTCCATTGAAGCGGCTCGCGCAGGCGAGCATGGCAAGGGCTTCGCGGTAGTTGCCGTCGAGATCCGCAAGCTGGCCGAACGCTCCAAGGAATCGTCGGAGCAGATTGCCGCCATTCTTGGCACAATCGGCACGCATACCAAGGAAGCCGCCAGCGCCATGGAGCAGTCCGTAACTGCCGCGCGCCAAGGCTCCGCCGTATCAAGCCAAGCAGGCGATACGTTCCGCGCCATCGTAAATGCGATTAAGCAGGTATCCGATCAAGTGCAGGAGGTATCCGCTGCCGCGCAGCAGATGTCTGCAGGCAGCGAGCAGGTTGCAGCGTCGCTGGATCAGCTGGAGCATATCTCCAGCACCTCCGCAGGCAACGCCCAGCGCGTCGCCGCCGCGTCGGAGGAGCAGCTTGCATCCATGCAGGAGGTGGCCAGCGGCTCCGAGCAGCTTCGCTCGCTTGCTGCCAGCCTGAACGAAGCAGTGGGCCGTTTCAAGACCTAA
- a CDS encoding EAL domain-containing protein — protein MSPTTLTNRNLWLITLTFAACTFLAVACKWMPIPFLYGMSFSLSSLFVLLSLRLYGLWGGLMTAGAVGLAGYILMDHPPLIVTGITEALVVGLLLRRYTGKVLSSTVIFWVFLGIPFTYYIYSQNYTDVGIEGKLIVCILTLNAIFNALFAEVLYQYVPLSRWCGLSSIRREPGSISLLLRHFALGIVMLSFLINMLVNSIGSFREVSLYIQDMIHMTTTTVKKEWGATGESPTAPKTEVQLRKLQFVIDRYTTDTYSFHFVDNNHVIVASNQHGAIGQLSNPMEERVYKRTDSSLYLSHTVHEVSRHELYTWHREHFMYVEKMTDGSGSFVIAFPVHAFYPYLFGKYDTHFIYFACFAIVAILVSAIVNRAFTRGLQRLAASTRNLPLKLKQNNGFALPESSIAEFHSLIANFKHMAASLVHLFHESQRNNERLQAQSQLLQQSEEQLHQLAYYDTLTGLPNRLQFNRHFQEWIALSDAADKSIKIAVLFTDINRFKQVNDTLGHALGDQLLQMSAKRFKLLNSKSRSVFRLGGDEFVFLLRYSDNNELTACAEEIRDSFATPFVIDSMPLYMTVSIGISMYPEDGEDMNAIIRNADIAMYNAKEEGDGYYRYYKPNLLPLIAEKMQLENGLYKALQENQFYLQYQPKISSATGELCGIEALIRWNHPELGFIPPDKFIPLAEQSGMIMEIDRWVFHEACRQNKEWQNAGLKPLSVSVNISARHFYQGDLKAMITEGLEATGLAPEFVSLEITEGVFMRNIEKVIETIQYIRGLGIQISIDDFGTGYSSLNQLQRLPISDVKLDRSFIRGITIDDKRSSIVRAIIELAHSMNMRVVAEGVETVEEAQFCRNLNCDELQGYLFSRPLPATAFQELLHPESK, from the coding sequence GTGAGCCCAACAACATTGACCAACCGCAATCTTTGGCTAATCACCCTTACATTTGCCGCATGTACGTTTCTGGCGGTGGCTTGCAAATGGATGCCTATTCCTTTCCTATATGGCATGAGCTTCTCACTTTCCAGCTTGTTCGTGCTTCTCTCCCTTCGTCTATACGGCCTGTGGGGCGGCTTGATGACGGCTGGAGCGGTTGGCTTGGCAGGCTACATTCTCATGGACCATCCGCCCCTCATCGTCACCGGAATCACGGAAGCGCTTGTCGTCGGACTGCTGCTGCGGAGATACACCGGCAAGGTGCTGTCTTCGACAGTGATCTTCTGGGTCTTCCTTGGCATTCCGTTCACTTACTACATATACAGCCAGAACTACACCGACGTCGGAATTGAAGGCAAGCTGATTGTGTGTATCCTGACGCTGAACGCGATATTCAACGCCCTGTTCGCCGAGGTGCTCTACCAATACGTGCCGCTCAGCCGCTGGTGCGGCCTGTCCAGCATCAGACGCGAGCCCGGCAGCATCAGCCTGCTCCTGCGCCATTTCGCCTTGGGCATTGTCATGCTGTCGTTCCTGATCAATATGCTGGTCAACAGTATCGGCTCATTCCGGGAAGTTTCCTTATACATACAGGACATGATCCATATGACGACCACAACGGTCAAAAAGGAATGGGGAGCGACAGGCGAATCGCCCACTGCTCCGAAAACGGAGGTCCAGCTTCGCAAGCTGCAATTTGTTATCGACCGGTATACAACGGATACATACAGCTTCCACTTTGTCGATAATAATCATGTGATCGTTGCCTCCAATCAGCACGGCGCCATCGGCCAGCTGTCAAATCCTATGGAGGAGCGCGTCTACAAGAGAACAGACAGCTCACTGTACCTGTCTCACACCGTGCATGAGGTTTCTCGCCACGAGCTGTACACATGGCACAGGGAGCACTTCATGTATGTGGAGAAGATGACGGACGGCTCGGGGTCCTTCGTAATCGCCTTCCCGGTCCATGCCTTCTACCCGTATTTGTTCGGCAAATATGATACGCATTTTATTTATTTTGCCTGCTTTGCTATTGTGGCGATTCTGGTATCGGCGATCGTTAACCGCGCCTTCACGAGAGGATTGCAGCGGCTGGCAGCCTCCACCCGAAACCTGCCTCTGAAGCTGAAGCAGAACAACGGGTTTGCCCTGCCGGAGAGCAGCATTGCCGAGTTTCATTCGCTTATCGCCAATTTCAAGCATATGGCGGCAAGTCTCGTCCACCTGTTCCACGAATCCCAGCGGAACAATGAACGGCTACAGGCGCAGTCTCAGCTTCTTCAGCAATCGGAGGAGCAGCTGCATCAGCTTGCTTATTACGATACGCTGACCGGCCTGCCGAACCGACTGCAATTCAACCGCCACTTTCAGGAGTGGATTGCGCTTAGCGATGCAGCAGACAAGAGCATCAAGATTGCTGTCCTGTTCACGGACATCAACCGATTCAAGCAGGTCAATGATACATTGGGGCACGCGCTGGGAGACCAGCTGCTGCAAATGTCCGCCAAGCGCTTTAAGCTGCTGAACAGCAAAAGCCGAAGCGTGTTCCGTCTCGGCGGCGATGAATTTGTATTCCTGCTGCGCTACTCGGACAACAACGAGCTGACCGCTTGCGCGGAAGAGATCCGCGACAGCTTCGCCACTCCGTTCGTCATCGATAGCATGCCGCTCTATATGACGGTAAGCATCGGCATCAGCATGTACCCGGAGGACGGCGAGGATATGAACGCTATCATCCGCAACGCCGACATCGCCATGTACAACGCCAAGGAGGAAGGCGACGGGTACTATCGCTATTACAAACCGAATCTGCTGCCGCTGATTGCGGAGAAGATGCAGCTGGAGAACGGCCTGTACAAGGCGCTGCAGGAGAATCAATTTTATTTGCAATATCAGCCCAAGATCAGCTCCGCCACGGGCGAGCTGTGCGGCATCGAAGCGCTCATCCGCTGGAATCACCCCGAGCTGGGCTTCATCCCGCCCGACAAGTTCATCCCGCTGGCGGAGCAATCCGGCATGATTATGGAGATTGACCGCTGGGTATTCCATGAGGCCTGCCGCCAGAACAAGGAGTGGCAGAACGCAGGCCTGAAGCCCCTCAGCGTCTCCGTGAACATCTCGGCGCGCCACTTCTATCAAGGGGATCTGAAGGCTATGATTACCGAAGGGCTAGAGGCTACGGGACTTGCGCCGGAATTCGTCAGCCTGGAGATTACCGAAGGCGTGTTCATGCGCAACATCGAGAAGGTGATCGAGACGATCCAATATATTCGCGGGCTCGGCATTCAGATCTCCATCGACGACTTTGGCACCGGCTACTCGTCGCTGAATCAGCTGCAGCGCTTGCCGATCTCCGATGTGAAGCTTGATCGGTCCTTCATTCGCGGCATTACCATCGACGACAAGCGCTCTTCCATCGTTCGTGCCATTATCGAGCTGGCCCACAGCATGAATATGAGAGTTGTCGCGGAGGGGGTCGAGACGGTGGAGGAAGCCCAGTTCTGCCGCAACCTGAACTGCGACGAGCTGCAGGGCTACTTGTTCAGTCGTCCGCTGCCAGCGACGGCATTCCAGGAGCTTCTTCATCCAGAGAGCAAATAG
- a CDS encoding MarR family transcriptional regulator, with the protein MEASRLMEWVRRYEIADFIVERRLHAKVKDIMPEELTVEQFKTLRYLRHNERCTASELADFFCVGKSTITAVINRLFDKGLINRVPEEKDRRVVQLVLTAEGMSICVAMEERVQSVLAGIMDQFEEKEAVQFIETLEKLAQAAMKL; encoded by the coding sequence ATGGAAGCCAGTCGGCTGATGGAATGGGTGCGCAGATACGAGATCGCCGACTTCATCGTAGAACGCAGGCTGCATGCGAAGGTGAAGGACATTATGCCAGAGGAGCTGACGGTGGAGCAGTTCAAGACGCTCCGGTATTTGCGCCATAACGAGCGATGCACGGCGTCGGAGCTGGCGGATTTTTTTTGCGTGGGCAAAAGCACGATAACGGCTGTCATTAATCGACTGTTCGACAAAGGCTTAATTAACCGCGTCCCGGAAGAGAAGGATCGCAGAGTGGTCCAATTGGTGCTGACGGCGGAGGGAATGAGCATCTGCGTTGCCATGGAGGAGCGGGTGCAGTCGGTACTGGCGGGCATTATGGATCAATTCGAGGAGAAGGAAGCCGTCCAGTTCATCGAGACGTTAGAGAAGCTGGCACAGGCTGCCATGAAGCTGTAG